DNA from Vibrio alfacsensis:
CTATCGTTGAGTTCAAATGGCATTTGCAGCAAAGAAACGACCAGACCGAAAGCGTATTATTCAGTTAAATTAAGGCGAATAACCCGACAACAAATAACCAACCACTTACCATAAAAGCCGTTCGTTAACAGCAGCTTATTAACGCCGCGTTAAGTGGTGAGCAACGCTCCACCAAACTCAATAAAACCACCTTAAACACCGCACCATAATTTGCAACCAAAACCGCCCAGCGTTGCGAGTCCGTCTTGAACGCTTTGTTAATAAAGTAGTTTCCGCAAGCGCGAGACTCAAACAAACCACTGAACTTACCTCAAAGAACCAACCTGGTATTTACTGGCTGCTGACCCACCTTACTTTCCTGAAACCCAAACTCAGCGGATACTGACCCAAAGGTAACCAAGAACGAGCCACCCACCGAAGTTACGGACAGTTAATTGCCACAGCGAAGAACTTTTGAGAGCGAAGATGGCTGTTGGCATATTAGCGCTTTCGCTGGATTCAAATGGCACTTACACCAACGAAACGACAAAACCAAAGCGAACTATTCAGCCTAGATGTAGACCATTTTTCTAACAGCCAGTGACCAACTACTTGCCATAAAAGCCGTTCGTTAACAGCAGCTTATTAACGCCCTGTTAAGGGGTGAGCAACGCAATACTAAAGCCGCCGCATACCACCTTAAACACTAAAACCAACGCATAGTGAAAATGCCACGCGTTGCGAATCCCTCTTAAACAGTTTGTTATGTTGTGACTCAAGGGATCTTCGTTTCTATGTTCAACTGCCCTGCTAACCCAGCTTCACGGTGCACGCTTAAAGCTAAAAACTCTTCGGATGACGTCATTTCAAGGAGCGCTTGGCGAGATGGATATTTTACAATGACAAATGAGTCCCAAAGTTCTTCAACTTGACCAAGAATAAGACCAGTCACATCTGAATAGAAGACAACCTCAGCGCCATGCTTTTCCAGAACCTTAAGCATAGGTTGGCCATAAAGTTCATATGCTTCTTTGCCCGTTAGATTAGTTTCTCGACCATCTGCATATTCTGCTTTGTCTTTAAACTTGAAAAGGTTTAGTAGATGAATTTCACCTGATTCCGGTGAAGATTTTAATCTTTCCACCTGACTTTCTGATGGAAAAAGCTTATTCAGAACTTCCATATTCTCTCCTGCAACATAACGCCGCGTTAAGTAGTGAGCAACGCTACTACAAAACTAAAACATACCACCGTAAACACAAGACCCAACGATGGAATGAAAAATGCCAAGCGTTGGGAATCTGCCTTAAACGCCTTGTTAAATGCGCACCATCCGAGCATACGAAGCCATAGGGCCTACGTTTATGAAAAAAGGTTCAAGTTGCATTCGAGGTTCTTCTGGCAACCATATAGTCCTAACTTCATTTTGATAGCTGTATTTAAAATGCTTTGCTAAAAATACATTTACATCCTCAGGACTTACATTTAATGGATCAAGGTATTTTACTGGTGATGCAAAGCCTTTAAAATCAGGCTTAACCTTTTTCACAGCTTTCATCATCTTTTGAAATAGTTCCCGCGGCTTATCGATGACAATGCAGCAATCAGCATCAAAATCGTCATACTCTCTATACGTATATTTAGAAGCAAAACAATGAACGTAATAGTTTGTATTGCTTTCCAATTTAAATTTAACTTGACCAAAGGCTGGTATTTTAACGCCTTGTAAGTCCTCAAAAATTAGCCCATCAGCTCTTGTTTGAACTTCAAATGATAGTTCATCATCGCGGATTGCATTATTTAATGATGGGTCTTTATAATATGAAGCCGGAGCAATGCGAATATGTCCTTTATTGAACATCCCATCTAAATGTTCATACTTACCAAACTTACAAATAGCTCCTTCACTAAACCCTCCAGCTTGTTCTAGAACCGTTGCAGCTTTTGGAGGTTCAGGAAAAGATGCTTTGACGATTTCTGCATTTGACATTGATCCATCTGTAAAACCATTTGGATAAGGTCCGTACCTAATTGCAAATTCTTCCAAAGCATGAGTCCACACTTGAAGCCAGTATTTTCCATGTTGGTTCGTGCCATGTAAGCCGATCTTTCCTTCAGAGGACAGAATTGTCATATTGGAGATAATTTGCTTTGTCCGGTCTTCCAACTCAATTTTTGATAAAAACTCCATATATCTGTGAGATCTATATTCATGTCTCCACATTTCATGACGAACCAACTTTTTACCTCCTTGCATTTAACGCCCTGTTAAGGTGTGAGCAACGCAATACCGATGCTGACGCATACCACCTTAAACGCTAAAACCAACGCATAGTAAAAATGCCACGCGTTGCGAATCACTCTTAAACAGTTTGTTAGCTTTGTTGGTTGATTGATTGTTCTGCTATTAACTGCCATGAATGTACGTCAGGCTTACATTGCAACAATTTTAAATCTTTGCGTCCCCATGAGAGAAGGATCTCTTTAAGTTCATCACCGGAGAAGTCATTCTTTTTAGTTACATTCTTATATACATGCCGACCTAAATATATTTCCTTAATAGCATTTTCTGGTATATCAAAACAATACAATGGACGCCCTGCTACTGAGATTTTATTCCAAGCGTTACTACGCCCCTTACCGAAATGGTAGCTAAACGGTAGAGCTGATATGTCCTTAACAACTCGAACTTCTTCTTCGTAGCTCCACTCAATAGATTTGTACAAAAATGCCCTTTTGATTAGATTAAACGAGTCAGAGTTAAATTTGATGCCATTTCCTATACTCATCAGTTCTTCACTACTT
Protein-coding regions in this window:
- a CDS encoding DUF2971 domain-containing protein, with product MILYKYMSFKAAISVIENSSLGFSCLEDLNDPFECTAFGFEDGSDSFVTASMATNACKNRFSRNYGVLSLTRQPLNPLMWAHYGDEHQGVVIGFDAKLAGFTDEDACVIPCQYGEIVYSATKPHKNLPTLSSEELMSIGNGIKFNSDSFNLIKRAFLYKSIEWSYEEEVRVVKDISALPFSYHFGKGRSNAWNKISVAGRPLYCFDIPENAIKEIYLGRHVYKNVTKKNDFSGDELKEILLSWGRKDLKLLQCKPDVHSWQLIAEQSINQQS
- a CDS encoding DUF1330 domain-containing protein, coding for MEVLNKLFPSESQVERLKSSPESGEIHLLNLFKFKDKAEYADGRETNLTGKEAYELYGQPMLKVLEKHGAEVVFYSDVTGLILGQVEELWDSFVIVKYPSRQALLEMTSSEEFLALSVHREAGLAGQLNIETKIP